A region of Cryptosporangium phraense DNA encodes the following proteins:
- a CDS encoding IPT/TIG domain-containing protein codes for MQLAISARRWGRGSILRWFGVVMAVLLLGGVLGQVPSGRAEAASGDAAARGIVVGLGAKVAGLQLLTLNTVLGKADAPANGGTATDTTVNLGTDAASAVQIGAKVDSITATRSTVSSSARSQISGISIKGLGASILDTGANGVISAEATCPTSGAQTVKTSLAGVSVLGKTVNVSAGAPQIIPGLTVSVPGLLNAKLGATVSRVENTTASSANATALSIALRLTADLGIDVSLGTIAIATATCQKPAVPATVATSLDPPSGKQSGGTSVTVKGSGFVQGNTSVTVGGTPATVTNVSSDGTQVTFTTPQMTVGPQDVVVTSAGGGSSPPLTFTALADGSDATVNPPSPSSGYTSGGTKVTVTGSRLGAATGLKIGDTAATNVVVSPDGTQITGTIPSSEKAGAVPVTVVFPAGTVNGGNYTYLAPSVDAVVPSQGPETAGTAVTISGKGLTGADGVTFGGAPATNVKVSADGTSITANAPAHAPGVVDVVVSLPGLDATLSNGYSYQAPSAPSPSTVSPTSGSTVGGTDLLITGTNFGNVNAATVGGTPATIVSGPTATSVTVRTPVSEKTGPVDIALKTSDNTSGALPQGFTYVGPTLTAVDPSSGPQSGSPNVTLTGTGLATVTSVKVGDNAGTIISRTNTDIVFNVPAGTPGDAPVTVQVTGADPAPLTYTYLYDGSAATVSGIDPSPIPTSGKKVTITGTNLTGASDVLFNGIAGTGMTINPAGTTITVTAPARETGGDVPVVIEYPLGTAQAGKITYQPPTITGINPVSGPAAGTTTVSITGTNFTGATDVTFGGKSVTDFTVNTAGTGIQATVPAHAPGPVDVVVVLPGADATSTNGYTYQNDGSGATITDVSPDTLPTSGGPVTITGSGLGDVTAVSVNGVPITTYSATDTSITFTAPPTDKPGDAPVVLTFPAGKVTADPITYTAPKIASIRPAQGPTAGGDTVTITGTGLSAATRVTFDGIEATNLQVTSTGLTVTSPAHSGGLVDVVVELPGADATSTGGYGYVEPLAPRVSAVVPDTGSSGGGETITLTGANFTGTTAVTFDGTPAQNFTVNSDTNLTVTTPPSEQTGPADIAVTSAAGTGILPNGYTYEGPKLTSITPDNGVVAGGTSVTLKGTLLGTATQVRVGGTPVTFQKVNDTTLVFTTPAGKAGPAKVEVDVAGSDPDPLTYTYVADGSNTTVTNVAPSVATSGGQVTVTGTNLTGATGITFGGTPGTNVSVSADGTTLTATAPARESAGPAPVVTQFPKGTYPGGTAVYVGPSITQVAPDRGYVDGGTQIRISGKGLGAATAVTVDGQPTTDFAVDQNGTVTATVPAHAAGTVDVVVVLPGLDATRVGGYTYSPLPPPTVTGMSPTSSPTAGDEVITLTGTNLDGATSVTIGGKPATIVGTPTATQVRANVPASEVDGLVDVAVVTPNGSALSAAQLQYVAPVIRALSPASGSVSGANTVAVLGSGLADADAVTFDGQPATITDADPAGSAVRVTAPAHASGSVDVTVTLPGLDAVRKDAYRYVPDGSNTTVTSLSPGRIPTAGDTVTLQGTNFDGATAVTFGVGSKPVDGPEVGPGEGADLVVSANGTQITVTAPPMEDSGSVPVTIWFPGGTAAAGTITYYPPAIYGVFPQQGPLAGNTLITVTGIGFTGVQKVLVGGQPATDVSVSGSGNTLTARTPATNSAAVVDVTVQLPGRDATLATSYAYRAADAPVVDTILPAFGPVAGGTTVVITGSNLGDVTSVTFRGQPATILSGGTDTSLTVLSPDVTASGSGPADVVLTTSIATGSVSSTVPRGFYYSGPTITSMSPNSGPAAGGTEITIDGFALGGVQSVIVGGNVVEPTVNAAGTRMTFTTPPGTPGDADVVLRYAGDSPPKETFTYIADGTGAVVTGLSPASVPASGGPVTLTGTGLDDATQVTFDGVPGTITSASPDGKTLVVTAPPSSDGTADVVVVFPRGRIDAPALKYDAPTITSVSPQTGVESGGTAVTLTGTGLAAATSVKINGQPVQFTASDDGTRIAFVTPPGTVGDAAITVEEPGQSPAPAKFTYLADGSSTTATLSAETSATSGGTTLQIFGTGLKYVSRVLVGKVAATDVQVNTAGTSLTAKIPATEDAGDVDVTLEFPAGNKKVGTVTYVGPTITAITPNSGTVNGGTVVTVTGTGLGLATAVRFDGIAGLNMNVANDGKSITVTTPSHPAGPVDVVVTLPGADAKSAGGYTFVAATVPPASDAATPTSLSPASIPTYGGSLVTITGTGMAGVTGVVFDNLAGSNVSASDTRVTVNAPPHEQGPRDVLLVFSDRSTKKAGTITYTPPAITSVVPPYANITGGTLVTINGVNLQDAIGVTFNGQAGTLVSAKAMTSGSSSVRTAGLLRAAATSPNSQVVAKAPPNPAGTVADVQVILPGQDAASTKDVTYAAGPSATGMTPTTGPTTGGTTVTITGTGFDSTTTVTFDGIAATNVKVTNAQTLTADAPAHAAGDVFVVVTTGNVPAQPLTYTYYTANTGGGDTGGGDTGGGDNGGGDNGGGDNGGTPPTPKPPVDTSVKPAKVDPGGKVTVIGQNFVPGKTTVVICGHTIAASDVTVSADGTSASFVAPACPAGKQIATLTTPDGSTDAEVTFAAAAAEPGSGDNGGDSGDNGGNSGGTKRPVRHTGGSNWLPTTGTDVTGFGIDGLALGGVVLLVLGAGCVWGARGLTLPVVRMSTSYPRGARMRRTRYPRGRHTPPRARMSGGLYTGLKAVLVAVPCAMALVLAVAERPASANTVSAPLVSSALAHPSVRAAGDASAGVLAVDFRSAELSRAASDAVEDAGTGVDAGTGVDADSASGASSDGASAGGADTAGADGANANGPSADNANANVASANSAGVDGAGVDGAGVDGASVDGAGVDGAGVDGAAVDGAEAGGATADGARARGARTGGAVADSAHPDSADRGARASGAKTGSAADPAGQEASEAARPALVSRSAPKASAKRAAGGGGSDSVEADSSGAGTVRFMALSRSGVTADAPAHEGEASRSGVPVSANSGTISAHGTATTVKAVRGASESRATAALGSLEVAALGTAILAADQVRAEVSCPPAGGSEPRTDVSVTGLRVGGSPIDVGAGPATVTAADGVQVSVAIHQQEHTDSDGARAVVEATLTASESAIDLGTIRLAEAACAAPPATHPTTTPLAAGSAAAPGAATPASGAPVTAPGAAAPVPPEPGGSILGMPATNAAPETEAQTKGTGTPISTGPITTPQNPATHPVAMNQPGNPQDEDEAASSDPLVPDWTEPVAPASSILAQSGAPSSGVAQSGTPAQEGASQEDPAQEDPAQQTPAQQAQANVLANRAAAIQSAEKASAPIQQPDQTEEFAAADPLLIAPAGAPVSKLPTGVTALAAPMIAFDRAPATGLRPPMLASATALAPKAIANADPAITSLTPTRGPAAGGTAVTIAGTNLGGADTTVVICGARVDASAVQVNSTGTSLTFTAPKCTAGTSVVHVITNSGVATSQYTYGGTSAAVASNTRQVSASTTLPRTTLASTSPGNLAAGLIGALLLVAGIVARQAVRRGPSRSPLRRLGKHALPYEPQVIGLNWAPDLDHAMHRRGH; via the coding sequence ATGCAACTGGCGATTTCGGCCCGTCGGTGGGGGCGGGGCTCGATACTGCGTTGGTTCGGCGTGGTGATGGCCGTCCTTCTGCTCGGCGGTGTCCTGGGGCAGGTGCCGAGCGGTCGCGCGGAAGCGGCGTCCGGCGATGCGGCCGCGCGCGGCATCGTCGTCGGGCTGGGCGCCAAGGTCGCCGGTCTCCAGCTGCTGACGCTGAACACGGTCCTCGGTAAGGCCGACGCACCGGCCAACGGGGGAACCGCCACCGACACCACGGTCAACCTGGGCACCGACGCGGCCTCGGCGGTGCAGATCGGGGCCAAGGTCGACTCGATCACCGCCACCCGCTCGACGGTGAGCTCGTCGGCCAGGTCACAGATCAGCGGCATCAGCATCAAGGGTCTGGGCGCGTCGATCCTCGACACCGGCGCCAACGGCGTGATCTCGGCCGAGGCGACCTGCCCGACCAGCGGGGCCCAGACCGTCAAGACGTCGCTGGCCGGGGTGAGCGTCCTCGGCAAGACCGTCAACGTCTCGGCCGGCGCGCCCCAGATCATCCCCGGCCTCACGGTCTCGGTGCCCGGTCTGCTCAACGCCAAGCTCGGCGCGACCGTCTCCCGGGTCGAGAACACCACCGCCAGTTCCGCGAACGCGACCGCGCTGTCGATCGCGCTCAGGCTGACCGCCGACCTCGGCATCGACGTCAGCCTCGGCACGATCGCGATCGCGACCGCCACCTGCCAGAAGCCGGCGGTGCCGGCCACGGTCGCCACCAGCCTCGACCCGCCGTCGGGCAAGCAGTCCGGTGGCACCTCGGTCACGGTCAAGGGATCCGGCTTCGTCCAGGGCAACACGTCGGTGACGGTCGGCGGCACGCCGGCCACCGTCACGAACGTCTCCAGCGACGGCACCCAGGTCACGTTCACCACCCCGCAGATGACCGTCGGACCGCAGGACGTCGTCGTCACCTCGGCCGGCGGCGGCAGTTCGCCGCCGCTCACGTTCACCGCGCTCGCCGACGGCTCGGACGCGACCGTCAACCCGCCGTCGCCGTCGTCCGGTTACACGTCCGGCGGGACGAAGGTCACGGTGACGGGATCCCGGCTCGGCGCCGCCACCGGCCTGAAGATCGGCGACACGGCCGCGACCAACGTCGTCGTGAGCCCGGACGGCACCCAGATCACCGGGACGATCCCCAGCTCGGAGAAGGCCGGGGCGGTGCCGGTCACCGTGGTGTTCCCGGCCGGCACCGTGAACGGGGGCAACTACACCTACCTCGCGCCAAGCGTCGACGCGGTCGTGCCGTCGCAGGGCCCGGAGACCGCCGGCACCGCGGTGACGATCTCGGGCAAGGGCCTGACCGGCGCCGACGGCGTCACGTTCGGCGGTGCTCCGGCGACGAACGTCAAGGTCAGCGCCGACGGGACGTCGATCACCGCGAACGCGCCGGCCCACGCGCCGGGCGTCGTCGACGTGGTGGTCTCACTGCCCGGCCTGGACGCGACGCTGAGCAACGGCTACTCGTACCAGGCGCCGAGCGCTCCGTCGCCGTCGACCGTGTCGCCGACCAGCGGATCGACGGTCGGCGGCACCGACCTGCTGATCACCGGCACGAACTTCGGCAACGTCAACGCGGCCACGGTCGGCGGGACGCCGGCGACGATCGTCAGCGGCCCGACCGCCACGTCGGTCACGGTCCGGACGCCGGTCTCGGAGAAGACCGGGCCGGTGGACATCGCGCTGAAGACCTCGGACAACACGTCCGGAGCGCTCCCGCAGGGCTTCACGTACGTCGGCCCGACGCTGACCGCCGTCGACCCGAGCTCCGGACCCCAGTCGGGCAGCCCGAACGTCACGCTCACCGGAACCGGTCTGGCCACGGTCACCAGCGTGAAGGTCGGTGACAACGCGGGCACGATCATCAGCCGCACCAACACCGACATCGTCTTCAACGTCCCGGCCGGCACGCCCGGCGACGCCCCGGTGACCGTGCAGGTCACCGGCGCCGACCCGGCGCCGCTCACCTACACGTACCTCTACGACGGCTCGGCCGCGACGGTCAGCGGCATCGACCCGAGCCCGATCCCGACGTCCGGCAAGAAGGTGACGATCACCGGCACCAACCTGACCGGCGCCTCGGACGTGCTGTTCAACGGCATCGCCGGCACCGGAATGACGATCAACCCGGCCGGCACCACGATCACGGTCACCGCCCCGGCCCGCGAGACCGGCGGCGACGTCCCGGTCGTGATCGAGTACCCGCTCGGCACCGCCCAGGCCGGCAAGATCACCTACCAGCCGCCGACGATCACCGGCATCAACCCGGTGAGCGGCCCGGCCGCGGGCACCACCACGGTCTCGATCACCGGCACGAACTTCACCGGCGCCACCGACGTCACGTTCGGTGGCAAGTCGGTCACCGACTTTACCGTGAACACGGCCGGCACCGGCATCCAGGCGACGGTCCCGGCCCACGCCCCCGGCCCGGTCGACGTCGTCGTCGTGCTGCCGGGCGCGGACGCCACCTCGACGAACGGCTACACGTACCAGAACGACGGCTCGGGCGCGACGATCACCGACGTCTCCCCGGACACGCTGCCGACCAGCGGCGGACCGGTGACGATCACCGGCTCCGGGCTCGGCGACGTCACCGCCGTCTCGGTCAACGGCGTCCCGATCACCACGTACTCGGCCACCGACACGTCGATCACGTTCACCGCGCCGCCGACCGACAAGCCCGGCGACGCCCCGGTGGTCCTCACGTTCCCGGCCGGCAAGGTCACCGCCGACCCGATCACGTACACCGCGCCGAAGATCGCCTCGATCCGGCCGGCCCAGGGCCCGACCGCGGGCGGTGACACGGTGACGATCACCGGCACCGGGCTGAGCGCCGCGACCCGGGTCACGTTCGACGGCATCGAGGCGACGAACCTCCAGGTCACGTCCACCGGCCTGACCGTCACCTCGCCGGCCCACAGCGGTGGCCTGGTCGACGTCGTCGTGGAGCTGCCCGGCGCCGACGCGACCTCGACCGGCGGCTACGGGTACGTGGAGCCGCTCGCTCCGCGGGTCAGCGCGGTGGTGCCGGACACCGGTTCGTCCGGGGGCGGCGAGACGATCACGCTGACCGGCGCGAACTTCACCGGCACGACCGCGGTGACGTTCGACGGCACGCCGGCGCAGAACTTCACCGTCAACTCGGACACGAACCTGACCGTGACGACCCCGCCGTCCGAGCAGACCGGACCGGCCGACATCGCGGTCACCTCGGCGGCCGGCACCGGCATCCTGCCCAACGGCTACACGTACGAGGGGCCGAAGCTCACGTCGATCACCCCGGACAACGGGGTGGTCGCGGGCGGCACCAGCGTGACGCTCAAGGGCACGCTGCTGGGCACCGCGACCCAGGTGCGGGTCGGCGGTACCCCGGTGACGTTCCAGAAGGTCAACGACACCACGCTGGTGTTCACGACCCCGGCGGGCAAGGCGGGCCCGGCGAAGGTCGAGGTCGACGTCGCCGGTTCCGACCCCGACCCGCTGACGTACACGTACGTGGCCGACGGCTCCAACACGACCGTCACCAACGTCGCGCCGTCGGTGGCCACGTCCGGCGGGCAGGTGACGGTCACCGGCACCAACCTGACCGGCGCGACCGGGATCACGTTCGGCGGCACCCCCGGGACGAACGTCTCGGTGAGCGCGGACGGCACCACGCTGACCGCCACCGCGCCGGCCCGCGAGTCGGCCGGCCCGGCCCCGGTCGTCACCCAGTTCCCGAAGGGCACCTACCCCGGCGGCACCGCGGTGTACGTCGGCCCGTCGATCACCCAGGTCGCGCCCGACCGCGGGTACGTCGACGGCGGCACCCAGATCCGGATCTCCGGTAAGGGCCTCGGCGCCGCGACCGCGGTCACCGTCGACGGCCAGCCCACCACGGACTTCGCGGTGGACCAGAACGGCACCGTGACCGCGACCGTGCCGGCGCACGCGGCCGGCACGGTGGACGTCGTCGTCGTCCTGCCCGGCCTGGACGCCACCCGGGTCGGCGGGTACACGTACTCGCCGCTGCCGCCGCCGACCGTGACCGGGATGTCGCCGACGTCCAGCCCGACGGCCGGCGACGAGGTCATCACGCTCACCGGCACCAATCTGGACGGTGCTACCTCGGTCACGATCGGCGGCAAGCCCGCGACGATCGTCGGTACGCCGACCGCGACCCAGGTCCGCGCCAACGTTCCGGCGTCCGAGGTGGACGGACTGGTCGACGTCGCGGTCGTGACGCCGAACGGGTCCGCGCTGTCGGCCGCTCAGCTGCAGTACGTCGCGCCGGTGATCCGTGCGCTCAGCCCGGCGTCCGGCTCGGTGTCGGGCGCGAACACCGTGGCCGTGCTCGGTAGCGGCCTGGCCGACGCCGACGCGGTGACGTTCGACGGCCAGCCCGCGACGATCACCGACGCCGACCCGGCGGGCTCCGCGGTGCGGGTGACCGCGCCGGCCCACGCGTCCGGATCGGTCGACGTCACCGTGACGCTGCCGGGCCTGGACGCCGTCCGCAAGGACGCGTACCGGTACGTGCCGGACGGCAGCAACACCACGGTCACCAGCCTCAGCCCGGGACGCATCCCGACCGCCGGCGACACCGTGACCCTGCAGGGCACGAACTTCGACGGCGCGACCGCGGTGACGTTCGGGGTCGGGTCGAAGCCGGTGGACGGACCCGAGGTCGGACCGGGCGAGGGCGCCGACCTGGTCGTCTCGGCGAACGGAACCCAGATCACGGTCACCGCGCCGCCGATGGAGGACTCCGGCTCGGTGCCGGTGACGATCTGGTTCCCGGGCGGCACGGCCGCGGCCGGCACGATCACCTACTACCCGCCGGCGATCTACGGCGTCTTCCCGCAGCAGGGCCCGCTGGCCGGCAACACGCTGATCACGGTCACCGGCATCGGCTTCACCGGCGTCCAGAAGGTGCTGGTCGGCGGCCAGCCGGCCACCGACGTCTCGGTGAGCGGCTCGGGTAACACGCTGACCGCCCGGACGCCGGCCACGAACAGCGCCGCGGTCGTCGACGTCACCGTCCAGCTGCCCGGACGGGACGCCACGCTCGCGACCAGCTACGCCTACCGCGCGGCCGACGCGCCGGTCGTCGACACGATCCTGCCGGCCTTCGGGCCGGTCGCCGGGGGCACCACCGTCGTCATCACCGGCTCCAACCTGGGCGACGTCACCTCGGTGACGTTCCGCGGGCAGCCCGCGACGATCCTGAGCGGCGGCACCGACACCTCGCTCACGGTGCTGAGCCCGGACGTCACCGCCTCCGGCTCCGGTCCGGCCGACGTCGTGCTCACGACCTCGATCGCCACCGGCTCGGTGTCGAGCACGGTGCCGCGCGGCTTCTACTACAGCGGTCCGACGATCACGAGCATGTCGCCGAACAGCGGTCCGGCCGCCGGCGGCACCGAGATCACGATCGACGGGTTCGCGCTCGGCGGCGTCCAGAGCGTCATCGTCGGTGGGAACGTCGTCGAGCCGACCGTGAACGCGGCCGGCACCCGGATGACGTTCACGACCCCGCCGGGGACGCCGGGTGACGCGGACGTCGTCCTGCGCTACGCCGGGGACTCGCCTCCGAAGGAGACGTTCACCTACATCGCCGACGGAACCGGCGCCGTGGTGACCGGGCTGAGCCCGGCGTCGGTCCCGGCGTCCGGCGGACCGGTCACGCTGACCGGCACCGGCCTCGACGACGCCACCCAGGTGACGTTCGACGGGGTCCCGGGGACGATCACGTCCGCCTCCCCGGACGGGAAGACGCTCGTCGTCACCGCGCCGCCGTCGAGTGACGGCACCGCCGACGTCGTCGTGGTGTTCCCGCGCGGCCGCATCGACGCGCCGGCGCTGAAGTACGACGCACCGACGATCACCTCGGTGTCGCCGCAGACCGGCGTCGAGTCGGGCGGTACGGCGGTGACGCTGACCGGTACCGGCCTGGCCGCGGCGACCAGCGTCAAGATCAACGGTCAGCCGGTTCAGTTCACGGCCAGCGACGACGGCACGCGGATCGCGTTCGTGACGCCGCCGGGCACGGTCGGCGACGCGGCGATCACGGTCGAGGAGCCCGGCCAGTCGCCGGCCCCGGCCAAGTTCACCTACCTCGCCGACGGCAGCTCGACCACGGCGACGCTCTCGGCCGAGACGTCGGCCACCTCCGGTGGCACGACGCTGCAGATCTTCGGCACCGGCCTGAAGTACGTCTCCCGCGTGCTCGTGGGGAAGGTCGCGGCGACCGACGTCCAGGTCAACACCGCGGGGACGTCGCTGACCGCGAAGATCCCGGCCACTGAGGACGCCGGCGACGTCGACGTCACACTGGAGTTCCCGGCCGGCAACAAGAAGGTCGGCACGGTGACGTACGTCGGGCCGACGATCACCGCGATCACGCCGAACTCCGGGACGGTCAACGGCGGCACGGTCGTGACCGTCACCGGTACCGGGCTCGGGCTGGCGACCGCGGTGCGGTTCGACGGCATCGCCGGCCTGAACATGAACGTGGCCAACGACGGCAAGTCGATCACCGTGACGACGCCGAGCCACCCGGCCGGCCCGGTGGACGTCGTCGTGACGCTGCCGGGCGCGGACGCCAAGTCGGCCGGCGGGTACACGTTCGTCGCGGCGACCGTCCCGCCGGCGTCCGACGCGGCCACGCCGACGTCGCTGAGCCCGGCGTCGATCCCGACGTACGGCGGCTCGCTGGTGACGATCACCGGCACCGGGATGGCCGGCGTCACCGGCGTCGTCTTCGACAACCTCGCGGGCAGCAACGTCTCGGCGAGTGACACCCGGGTGACCGTCAACGCGCCGCCGCACGAGCAGGGCCCTCGGGACGTGCTGCTGGTCTTCTCGGACCGGAGCACGAAGAAGGCCGGGACGATCACGTACACGCCGCCGGCGATCACCTCGGTCGTGCCGCCGTACGCGAACATCACCGGCGGCACGCTGGTGACGATCAACGGCGTCAACCTGCAGGACGCGATCGGGGTCACGTTCAACGGCCAGGCCGGAACGCTGGTGTCGGCCAAGGCGATGACCAGCGGGTCGTCCTCGGTGCGGACGGCGGGCCTGCTCCGGGCGGCCGCCACGTCGCCGAACTCGCAGGTCGTCGCGAAGGCGCCGCCGAACCCGGCCGGCACCGTCGCCGACGTCCAGGTGATCCTGCCGGGCCAGGACGCGGCGTCCACCAAGGACGTCACGTACGCGGCCGGCCCGTCGGCGACCGGCATGACGCCGACGACCGGTCCGACGACCGGCGGGACGACCGTCACGATCACCGGTACCGGTTTCGACAGCACGACGACGGTCACGTTCGACGGGATCGCGGCCACCAACGTGAAGGTCACGAACGCCCAGACGCTGACCGCGGACGCGCCCGCGCACGCGGCCGGTGACGTCTTCGTGGTCGTCACCACCGGGAACGTGCCTGCGCAGCCGCTGACCTACACCTACTACACCGCGAACACCGGCGGCGGGGACACCGGCGGCGGAGACACGGGCGGTGGAGACAACGGCGGTGGGGACAACGGCGGGGGCGACAACGGCGGGACGCCGCCGACGCCCAAGCCGCCGGTCGACACGAGCGTGAAGCCGGCCAAGGTCGACCCGGGCGGGAAGGTCACGGTCATCGGCCAGAACTTCGTCCCGGGCAAGACCACCGTGGTGATCTGTGGACACACGATCGCGGCCTCCGACGTCACGGTGTCGGCCGACGGCACGAGCGCGTCGTTCGTGGCGCCGGCCTGCCCGGCGGGCAAGCAGATCGCGACGCTGACCACGCCGGACGGCAGCACCGATGCCGAGGTGACGTTCGCCGCGGCGGCCGCGGAGCCGGGCTCCGGTGACAACGGCGGGGATTCCGGCGACAACGGCGGGAATTCCGGCGGGACGAAGCGGCCGGTTCGTCACACCGGTGGCTCGAACTGGCTGCCGACGACCGGAACCGATGTGACGGGGTTCGGCATCGACGGGCTGGCGCTGGGAGGCGTCGTGCTGTTGGTGCTGGGCGCCGGGTGTGTCTGGGGTGCGCGGGGGCTCACGCTGCCGGTGGTCCGGATGAGCACGAGTTACCCGAGGGGGGCGAGGATGCGTCGCACGCGTTATCCGCGGGGGCGGCACACGCCGCCTCGGGCTCGGATGAGTGGCGGGTTGTACACCGGGCTGAAGGCGGTGCTGGTCGCGGTGCCGTGTGCGATGGCGCTGGTGTTGGCGGTGGCGGAGCGTCCGGCGAGCGCGAACACGGTGTCGGCGCCGTTGGTGTCGAGCGCTCTGGCGCACCCGTCGGTGCGCGCGGCCGGCGATGCGTCGGCCGGGGTCTTGGCGGTCGACTTTCGTTCTGCCGAGTTGAGCCGGGCCGCTTCCGACGCCGTGGAGGACGCGGGCACGGGGGTGGACGCGGGCACGGGGGTGGACGCGGACAGCGCGAGCGGCGCGTCTTCGGATGGCGCGAGTGCTGGTGGCGCGGACACCGCGGGTGCCGATGGCGCGAATGCGAACGGCCCGAGCGCGGACAACGCGAATGCGAACGTCGCGAGCGCGAACAGTGCGGGCGTGGACGGCGCGGGCGTGGACGGCGCGGGCGTGGACGGCGCGAGCGTGGACGGCGCGGGCGTGGACGGCGCGGGCGTGGACGGCGCGGCCGTCGATGGCGCGGAGGCAGGCGGCGCGACCGCCGACGGCGCGCGGGCGCGCGGCGCGCGCACGGGCGGCGCGGTCGCTGATAGCGCGCACCCGGATAGCGCGGACCGGGGCGCGCGCGCCTCGGGCGCGAAGACCGGATCCGCGGCCGACCCGGCCGGGCAGGAGGCCTCGGAGGCAGCACGCCCCGCGCTGGTGTCCCGATCGGCGCCGAAGGCGAGCGCGAAACGCGCCGCCGGAGGCGGCGGGAGCGACTCCGTGGAGGCGGACAGCTCCGGGGCCGGAACCGTGCGGTTCATGGCGCTGTCGCGGAGCGGCGTCACCGCCGACGCCCCGGCGCACGAGGGTGAAGCGAGCCGCAGCGGGGTCCCGGTGAGTGCCAACTCGGGCACGATCTCGGCGCACGGCACCGCTACGACGGTGAAGGCCGTCCGGGGCGCGAGCGAGTCGCGCGCCACCGCCGCGCTCGGGAGCCTCGAGGTCGCCGCGCTGGGCACCGCGATCCTCGCCGCCGACCAGGTCCGGGCCGAGGTCAGCTGCCCGCCGGCCGGCGGTTCCGAGCCGCGCACCGACGTCTCGGTGACCGGCCTCCGGGTCGGCGGCTCGCCGATCGACGTCGGCGCCGGCCCGGCGACCGTGACCGCCGCCGACGGCGTGCAGGTCAGCGTCGCCATCCACCAGCAAGAACACACCGACTCCGACGGCGCCCGCGCCGTCGTGGAAGCAACCCTGACGGCCAGCGAGTCCGCCATCGACCTGGGCACCATCCGCCTAGCCGAAGCCGCCTGCGCCGCCCCGCCCGCCACCCACCCGACCACCACCCCGCTGGCCGCGGGCTCAGCCGCTGCCCCAGGGGCGGCCACCCCGGCCTCTGGCGCACCTGTCACCGCCCCGGGCGCCGCCGCGCCGGTTCCGCCCGAGCCGGGCGGCTCCATCCTTGGAATGCCGGCGACCAACGCGGCCCCGGAAACCGAAGCCCAGACCAAGGGCACCGGCACCCCGATCTCCACCGGCCCGATCACCACCCCGCAAAACCCGGCCACCCACCCGGTGGCCATGAACCAACCCGGCAACCCCCAGGACGAAGACGAGGCCGCCTCCAGCGACCCGCTCGTCCCGGACTGGACCGAACCCGTCGCCCCGGCCTCCTCGATCCTGGCCCAATCCGGAGCCCCGTCCTCCGGGGTAGCCCAATCCGGCACCCCGGCCCAGGAAGGCGCATCCCAGGAAGACCCGGCCCAGGAAGACCCGGCCCAGCAAACCCCGGCTCAGCAAGCCCAAGCCAACGTCCTCGCCAACCGGGCCGCCGCCATCCAGTCCGCCGAAAAAGCCAGCGCCCCGATCCAGCAACCCGACCAGACCGAAGAGTTCGCCGCCGCGGACCCGCTGCTCATCGCCCCGGCCGGCGCCCCGGTCTCGAAACTCCCGACCGGCGTCACCGCCCTGGCCGCCCCGATGATCGCCTTCGACCGAGCCCCGGCCACCGGCCTCCGCCCGCCGATGCTCGCCTCCGCGACCGCCCTGGCGCCGAAGGCGATCGCCAACGCCGACCCGGCGATCACGAGCCTCACACCCACCCGGGGTCCGGCCGCCGGCGGCACCGCGGTCACGATCGCCGGCACGAACCTCGGCGGCGCCGACACCACGGTCGTCATCTGCGGCGCCCGCGTCGACGCCAGTGCGGTCCAGGTCAACAGCACCGGCACCTCGCTGACGTTCACCGCCCCGAAGTGCACCGCGGGCACCAGCGTCGTCCACGTCATCACGAACAGCGGGGTCGCGACCAGCCAGTACACCTACGGGGGCACGTCGGCCGCGGTAGCGAGCAACACCCGTCAGGTCTCCGCGAGCACCACGCTCCCGCGGACGACGCTCGCCTCGACCTCCCCGGGCAACCTCGCCGCCGGCCTGATCGGGGCGCTGCTCCTGGTGGCTGGCATCGTCGCCCGCCAGGCCGTTCGACGGGGCCCGTCCCGCTCGCCGCTGCGACGTCTGGGCAAGCACGCGCTGCCGTACGAACCGCAGGTCATCGGCCTGAACTGGGCCCCCGACCTGGATCACGCGATGCATCGACGGGGTCACTGA